Genomic window (Cydia amplana chromosome 11, ilCydAmpl1.1, whole genome shotgun sequence):
caatgtcgcatacaaattccattatttaacgagttccaaactttttaaaacttcaaatggccatatcaaatgaaggcataggtcccttaaacagccaaacatgatcagcacttattattataaagcctataacagactatcgcaccgcaccgcgaccttggagcgtcgcactcataagtgagagcgagaaacagatatctctttctcgctctcacttatgggtgcgacgctccaaggtcgcggtgcggtgcgatagtctgttacaggcttaatgttggtaccgcgactatttaggtgtctcaaataggttggcgtattttcagcagaaaaatacacttcttttttttttaaaggcggcaagctaatttttttaatggttgtatttttttctgtgaaaattaatggaaaattagaacgttgcttctgtaagttctgtaaaatatttctatttcttgcaccatttttgagaaaagcactatatatgactcggctggaaggctacttgctggcttcggattcaattaaacggactcccaaggtcgtccgtttaaaacgaatcctcagcctgcaagtagctacttccgaacctcgacaataatgtactatattccttcctgagcgtagtgagggattaAATGTACCTCGccgtaaatatgtcattttgctcGCTTGTGACACAAATTactattgtaatttatttagataCATATGATATGTATGTAAAAAATACTACGTTTCTTTTAATTACTGTATACTCACATTACTCACTATCACTAACGACCTtaaactatgggcccgattcggattatgaaatagacatctgttagatatcttttagacatcgccaagatacgataacgatatgtttaagatctaacctgtcaaatttgacatttgcgcgaatctggagatactcttgaacgatttccacaagatatggcatagagatccaattcacatctaatagatatctaactctatctaacttaaaagtgacattggttgctcgaattgcgctgccaaagagaactagttgaaatctaaactataacgtacctagaatggatctagtacgtgtcgtctcttgtgaatatcttgaagttcgaatacggcagtatatcaTAGCTTGTCACGATATTTAACTGGTTTTGATGCAACCTTGACGaccgtcttggtgattggcgcatctcacgcacgacttttacttcatttcgcatgcaccaatcagcgtgagcgattcAGATCGTATGAAAATATGATCAAAACCGTGACAAGTGAAAGATATTCCTGAAGCCCGATTCAGATGTATCAACATCTGAATCGGGCTTCAGGAATATCTCCTATATAGTTGGAAGTTGTATATTTAGCGTAAACACCATAAGACAACTTAATCCCGTATGATAAGGTTTACAATAACGTTTTATCTAAATACCTATAGAAGTAAATATTACCACTCGGCTCATCTTGATTGACATATACttgcataattattatatttaattaaatactaaCTCATGCTTAAAAGCCAAGCCAAACACAATAAGGTTCTAATTTGTACAGATATTTACGGatgaaaatatgtaaatatggaCAAATATTTCTCGTCGATAAATTCGAATTAACCGAGTTGACAGCTGCTAGCTGTCGGATTGTATGATGGTTTCATAAATCAAAAACGAATGGACTGAGAGataaaaaacatataaatacaCGTACTCGTATCGTGCCTATTGGAATTTTTATATCTAGGTCATACTGAGCCACCTTTAATATGCACTCAACCCCAGAATcgcgaaataaaaatgtttcatacattttggctgatcagaATAGATTGATGTCGATGTTTCCTATATGGGAGAGCTAAAACTTTTAGTGATTtcgggcacagaataagtatttagtattatcatacagaacggccacgcaccgccccgccccgattcgcattacctcgccccgcgactggccgcgacatgaatctggcggacttctggcgtgctctcagtagagcgacttacccacacatacacaatggcgcgtgtacagacgtgccgcgcacacatataaaataaacgcaaatgatttttgatgtatggcgtcttggaggatacaactaaacggagtagccattaacaggctttcccccctgtcgaaaataggcggccaacggtcatacacaatgtatggactgacgtttatctgacatggctatttttacgttacgcatacatttgacgttcccctcccccgaaaaaatcggcagactgttttgtacagaaaattacagacatggcgtctccgtttgattatatcctccaagtatggcgtgtccgccctgtgtttCGGGGTTGGTCTCTTAGTAAAACTTGCTCAGTAtgatttaggtatatatttatgtcGCAAAATTTAGCTAAGGATTGAAAAATATCCCTCATACCACTTATATATTCCCCAACTTATTCCCAAACTTTGAAAAAATATCCAATTAACCATAAAGGAAGCATTTCAATCACAACCAAGATCCCAATATAATTTTTACGCTTTAACCTCCTGAAACCCTgaagtacctatttgttttgtttttgaatttggaacccttagggtaacattccatttctgaccacagctgcactgaacgcgtcgctgttactgtcaatttccatagtaaaatgaacagtagtgcagctgcggttggaaatggactgtcacctttaatagttactcaatgaaagttcaaaaaaattttttgaataTGTACAGTACATTACTACAGAGGCCGGGACGAAAGGGGTTGCCGGCCGAAGACATACAGACGGCCGCGCGAAGCGAGGCCAGATAGGTCTGAGGCGGGCAACCCCATATTTCCCGCCGAGGTATGTGCTTTTCTGtgcaatgcaatgaaataataataaaaatggatgatgatgattgtttcatgtcctaatgtgataggttgttcagtgcgtgggattcttaaggggaacgaaaattttattattttggcgctacgacgcacggtttaggagatacagccctatatatatttttctttctttttttctttttttgtgtattttaaatattacttaggggtttcataaaggggaacgaaaatttgattacttTTGTTAGGAGATGCAGCCctataaatatgaaaaaaaaaagaagtcgTACCATAAACCATAAAGCAAATACTAAtactaaaatagttttttttaaatggtaacacactatcgcaccgcaccgcgaccttggagcgtcgcacccatgagtgagagcgagaaagagaaacagatatctctttctcgctctcacttatgggtgggACGCTCCGAGGTCggggtgcggtgcgatagtatgTTACCACTTTAATGGCTGAATGCCACGATGGTGTGTCACaactcacaaatatctgtgaaatggaaattaaaaaagagcACTTTGTCGGCCTAGGCCTGCaagatttgtatgaaattacattaaCGATCTCTTGTCCTAGCCGCACCTTGAACGTCATACTTCGCAGCCTATTATAAGGAACGTAACATcaatatttcattgcatgtttgaaaaaaaaattgtacgcaggGTATTAGGAGGCTAAGTAGTTTTGACTTTCATACTTCTTCGAGttaacactttataaatgccATAAAGCGCCAACAGTACACCAATAATCAACACAAGAGCAGCCGCTACTATGTCTCCATCGATGAACGTATGCCAGCTCACGAGTACCTCGGGGGCGCGCCTGCGCGTGCGCTGCCGCAAGGTGCGCTCGATCCACCAGACTGCGCGCTCGAGTGACGACTCTGAGCGGTCTTGCATCTCGTCACCCAGGAGCTTGGAGCGGGTGCGGTAACTAAAATAAACAGGAGTTCATAATGTAGACATGTCTCTTTTTCATACACAAGTCAATAGCATGGTCGCGTTTTGCTGGCTATCTGCAGTTTGTTTTTGGTAGCCTACTGTAAAGTCATCAATAAAGGATGACTTATGTTAGACCGGGCCGccaggccgtgtccgggccggagcttccggcgcttacttttctatgacagatgacaggtgatcacgtgatgctttccatagaaaacgaagcgcctgaagctccggcccggacacggcccggtctaacgtgagtcatccttgttTGTGACAATGGTCAAACTCCTCGCTCATGAGAAATACCAATTAAAAATAAGGGAGAATATATGACagacaataattattttaatgacgATTGTTTCGTAAACTAGAGCCCAGTCCAGATATATCGCTAACTTCAATAAGAGTTTTTGCCTACTGTATCTTTCATAACCATTTGCTGATCTGTGAGGCCAAAAACTATTGGAACTTTGTTCAAGAAcactacttaaataaaaataatactaagCATCTtacgcttttcggtgaaggaaaacatcgtgaggaaaccgaactaatcccaatacgggcctagtttaccctctgggttggaaggtcagatggcagtcgctttcgtaaaactagtgcccacgccaattactgggattagttgccaagcggtccccaggctcccatgagccgtggcaaaatgccgggacaacgcgaggaagatgatgatgactaagCATCTTACCCTTTGTCTTTTATAAGCTCCTCAATATTTTCCCGTAGCTGGTCATCAGTGAATGAAGCAAACTCCAGCCTTCGCCCCACACCAAGCCTCTTATATTGCTCAGCATTAAACCACTGGTCAGTACGCATGGGGAAAGCTAGGAGAGGCACACCAGCGCGGAGGGCCTCGTCTGTGGATTGCAGGCCTCCTTGTGTGATGAAGAGGACCAGCTTCTTGTGGCCTGCGTACAAAAAGTTACTTTCTTGGGAGGCGCATGTCGTCAGCAAAAAATTTAAGCAGATTAGAGCAGATTTTTCAAAAGACCACGTTGGCTAGATCATGATATTTAGACACATCTTTTTTTCGTCTTCTTCACAAATCTTCCTTACTGTACTGAATTGTGAacttgtattacttacctaatttTTATGAGGTAAATGAGCAGACGAATCGTCTGATGGTAAGACATTACCgtcacccatggacacctgcaacaccagtggggtagcaagtgcgttgccgggagggatgggagtacgctttttcttgaaggtttgaaggtcgtatctaTATGAAAATACCTCGGGTGGCAGTTAATCTTTAAGAAGGCAATTGTTATCGCTTAAACCATATACTTACGCAGCAGATCAGACTGCGGAAGCCAAGCCGACGTCCGCACATTGGCCGACAGTCCCGCCGGTGGCTCCTTCCACTTCCACAGCACATCATAAGGCAGTTTCTCAAAGACCCGTATGAAGATCGCCATACGCTCCGGAGGAAGCAGCGATGGATCCGAGTTTGTGCCGAAGCTAACGTAGATGACTCCGTGCTTGGATGAGTCCATCCATGACTTTAGGTCCTGGAAATTCCAAAAAAGGTACCTATCTAAAAATTACTCGTTCCCAATATAGATGTTCAACCCGCTTTTACCTCCTTTGAGGGTGATTTATGGGATAAAAATTATCATATGTCCTTTTCCGGGTAAAATGAaatagacagatagacagagttactttcatatttataatattagtatggattacgcCTAGATAGGTAAGTCGAAAAAagaacaataattatttaaaatattagcaTCAAAAATAAGATTGGTtttaataattaggtacttaataaaattaggGATTGAACTCGTGAACCATACAATAGttgtagatggtcaagcaaatcttgtcagtagaaaaaggcgcgaaattcaaattttctatgagacgatatcccttggcgcctacatttttcaaatttgccgcccttttctactgacaagatctggttgaccaagtatagttaaggtgacagtccatttccaaccgcagctgcactactgttcattttactatggaaattgacagtaacagcgacgcgttcagtaccagtagtgcagctgcagtcagaaatggaatgtcaccCTTAGTTTATCGTTATaagctgaaataaatgtcattatattaaacaaaattggcgaagccctccagtggtgaaggcttcgtcactttttctttaacatatgacatctatttcagtttataatttatatatagtagtgtgactacttaaaaatacaaatcaaaatatttaataaaatattttgatttgttcccaaagttgtgtagtACCTAAACTACACAACTAGTTAGttttcttttagttttttttaagtaggtactatagttAATTTTAGGTTGTATTTAcggtacttaggtactttcaAATACAATGGAATATTCTGCCCCAGACCCACCAAGCATTATAGCCGTTATTGACATAGGGATATTTTTATACTGCTAAGTTAATTCTGTTCTCAGAATTCCCAGacattttctattatttatcCCTTCTCAAAAACATGCgcattatcttatacctttaaacgagcaattcttgtttatttatttatttatatatatatatttcggcgatctcggaaacggctctaacgatttcgatgaaatttactatatgggggttttcgggggtgaaaaatcgatctagctaggtctgacCTCTGGGAAAAAGCGCAATTTTGAGTTTTTCTTACAAAAGAAAGAAATGTCCCAAATTATTCCAATAATTTTCGATTTTCCATTACGTTACCTACCTGCATACAAGTGCCCAAAGATTAAGTAAGTAGCGTTAGTGGTTTCCGAAAAAAATTTACCGTTTTTGTTTCTACTTACCTGAGGCAGATCTTTAGACGGCGCACAATGAAGACCCCCCAAATGTATCACATTAGGCGGCAGAGGGCGGTGTCCCTCAAACACGGGATCTATATTCACCATTAGTAATTCCACATTCTTATTTAACTCCTGTAACGGAGGCGTATCCTTTCCAAACAAGTCACGAAGCATCTCATCTTCCTTCTCCTCGTACGCCATTATTAACCtatttattttgtacctattatataaCTCTGTCACTTTCTCCCATAGTGTAAGATTGAACAGCCGCGTGCGCAGGACGTCTGGGTACAATATCGGGTTGACAGGAACACCCATTAGATGGTATTGTTCAGCCGTTCCCCCAAAAGTACTCATCAATATGACAGGCGCTTTGAAGACGTGAGACAGTGCCCGTGCCGGTCTCGTCCATGCTTCTGCGATCACTAAATCGAACTGCTTTTCTTTTTCGAACACCTTCTTTACAGCCTCACTCTTGATTTGCTTCGGGAATATTTCTAACATGAGATCAAACGCCGTATCAATTTGCGTGTATAAATCATTTCGATTTTCAGAGGCGGTTTTAAGGAAGCGGTCGATCCATGGAGCGTAGGATATATCGTGGAGATCGATTTCTGTGAGATTCGGCGGGGCCTGGTCTGGAAAGGCGGGGTCAGTAGTCAAAATAACAACGCGATGACGCTTGGCTAACTCCTGTGCTATTGGCTGGAATACTACCTGATGGCTGATAGAAGGAGTTGGCACTACGATGAGTATTCGTGCAGTATTTCCGTACCATGCACAGACGCATATAATAAACGCGCATCGCCACCCACCCACCATTTTCAACATCATTTTCACCATTGTCACAAATGCCAGGAGTCACTACACACTGCtacttattttatacttaagcGAATAGTAAAAACGTGCTTGCTGATCACGAACTGTGATTTGACGACTTGTTTGTgacttacatacctatattatttttacatcCATGTTTTTTTGTAAGATGAATAATAAAAGTAACACCATGCggttaatatgtacctaaatttaAATCTTGATGAAATGTGGGCTTTTTCAAGATTGACATCATCTACTCGTATAAACCTTTATCCTTTATCCCTCCGCGCCtggtttttcaaatttgccgcctttctcTACTGACAGACCAGCTATATTAAGATAGTCAGGTGacgagcaaaattttaaacaaaagtaaatTAGAGTGattgataaatatttttatgagtgattttgacgaccggtctggcctagtgggtagtgaccctgcctgtgaagccgcggtcctgggttcgaatcccagtaaggccatttatttgtgtgatgagtacagatatttgttcctgagtcatggttgttttctatgtatttaagtatttgtatattatatatatcgttgtctgagtacccacaacacaagctttcttgagcttaccgtggggcttagtaaatttgtgtaataatgtcctataatatttatttattattattatttatttattatttatttatatttgcaaTATTTCTTTGAAAAAATTATCTCTGTTATTTTACTGGTTTTGATATGATATGACTTACAAATTGTAAGTTACAATTAGACGATCGTCTAGGTTATTGGCGTTCATATCACGTACGAAATTCACTTCATtccgcatgcaccaatcagcgtgagctatCTTCAAGGTATCATCAAAACCGTAAGAAGTTATTAAATCTGAATCGTTttccttatcttatttattgtCTTATCTATTTATTACCGCTTCAAGGTTAATTCTTCACTTCAGTAACAATAATATTATCTTTACGATTGCAAATTAGGTTGAGATTTTATCTTTAATTCGAATAGCAACTCCAGTACCAACAAGTTAATATTGACCCAGACTCCAGAATAGATAATATTTACTTTTTGTTTACAAGTAAATATTGATAAACTTATCTTGTTATCTCTTCATGCTTTAATAGAGGGCGTAATAAAGCCAAGGAATTAGAAGGAGATAAATTATATGGCACGCCGCGCGAAAAttgcgacggaagatatggCCATCGCGCGGGATTTTAGCTTTTTTTTAtctcaataaataaatcaatattatagGCCATTATCACACAAATTGTCTAAGTCCCACAGtgagctcaataaggcttgtgttgtgggtacttagacatcatcatcatcattggccttaaagtctattacagactattgaaacagtgtcaggtagggcgacaacgtttttcgtggctatGTAAGTCTGTACTTAGACAACGTATCGTATgtatgttaattataattatataaatatttttaaatactcaaatatatagaaaacacccatgaatcaggaacaaatatatgtgctc
Coding sequences:
- the LOC134652293 gene encoding UDP-glycosyltransferase UGT5-like — translated: MMLKMVGGWRCAFIICVCAWYGNTARILIVVPTPSISHQVVFQPIAQELAKRHRVVILTTDPAFPDQAPPNLTEIDLHDISYAPWIDRFLKTASENRNDLYTQIDTAFDLMLEIFPKQIKSEAVKKVFEKEKQFDLVIAEAWTRPARALSHVFKAPVILMSTFGGTAEQYHLMGVPVNPILYPDVLRTRLFNLTLWEKVTELYNRYKINRLIMAYEEKEDEMLRDLFGKDTPPLQELNKNVELLMVNIDPVFEGHRPLPPNVIHLGGLHCAPSKDLPQDLKSWMDSSKHGVIYVSFGTNSDPSLLPPERMAIFIRVFEKLPYDVLWKWKEPPAGLSANVRTSAWLPQSDLLRHKKLVLFITQGGLQSTDEALRAGVPLLAFPMRTDQWFNAEQYKRLGVGRRLEFASFTDDQLRENIEELIKDKGYRTRSKLLGDEMQDRSESSLERAVWWIERTLRQRTRRRAPEVLVSWHTFIDGDIVAAALVLIIGVLLALYGIYKVLTRRSMKVKTT